The Sorangiineae bacterium MSr11954 DNA segment AACCGTTGCGACATCCCCACCGGCCGCACCCAACGCAACCAGAAGAGGACGATAATGTTCCGGGGTTGGGTGCGCGATCGCCCAACCGGGTGCTCGCTCGGGGGCGCAGAGCGCATCCACGGCGCCCGACGACAAAGCATGTTCGACCCAAGCATCGAAGTCCGCGGCCCATGTTGCGAGCTCACCGGTACCGCTCCGATCGAGGCGTCGCAGGTTATGGGTGATATTTCCGCTCCCCAGGATCCAAACATCCTCGTCGCGCAAAGGTTCGAGCGCGCGGCCCAAGGCCACGAGCTCCTCGGCGCGGGCGGTGTACGGCATCGACACTTGCAAGGTCGGCCACGATGCCTGCGGATCGAAGTGCGTCAACACGGTCCATGCACCGTGGTCGAGCCCGCGCGCGCTCGTCCGCGGCCGCCAGGGCGCCGCGAGCTCCATCACCCGCTGCGCGAGCTCCGGCGCCGCCGGTGCATCGTGGCGGGCCGCATAAAGCGCGTCGGGAAAACCCGAAAAGTCATAGACGAGCGAGGTGCCCGGCGAGATCGAGGACAAGGTCAGCGGCGCGTCCTCCCAATGGGCCGAGATCACGAGCACGGCCCGCGGCCGTCGCGGAAGGGCCTTCGACCACGCGGTGAGCTCCGCGCCCCTCGCGACGTCGAGCGCGATCATCGGCGAGCCGTGCCCCACGAACCCCACCGGCATGCGCCGCGCCGAGGATCCCGACGATGCCACCGCATCCGTGTTCCCGTTGCCAGGGTCTTGCATGTCCGTGCCCACCAATGTGGGCGATTGCACCCGGGTGAACAAGGAGGCAACAATGCATCTCTATGTTGCGCCAGATGCAACAATTCACCCCGCAAATCGAAGAGCTGGAGGCCTTCGTGCGGGTCGCGGAGCTCGGGAGCCTCACGGCGGCCGCGAAGCGTCTGCGCGTTCCCAAGTCGACGTTGAGCCGTCGTTTGAGCCGCTTGGAGGAGGGCCTCGGCACGCAGCTGCTCACGCGCACCACGCGCAAGCTGCACCTGACCGAGGTGGGGACGGCGTATTTGGAGCAGGTCGCCCCCGCGCTGGCGCGCATCGACGAGGCGAGCCGCGAGGCGCAAGGCGATCGCGATATCCCCCGCGGGCACCTGCGCATCACCGCGCCCGTCGATCTGGCCACCACCTGGCTTCCGCCGTTGGTCGCGGTCTTTCGCGCGCGCCACCCTGCGCTCCGCATCGAGGTCCTGGTCGAAGCCCGTTTCATGGATCTCGTCGGCGAGGGCGTCGACTTGGCCGTGCGCCCCGCCTTCGAGCTGGCCGATTCGGGGCTGGTGGCGCGGCGCATTTCATCCACGGAGCTCGCGCTCTGGGCGAGCCCGCGCTATTTGCGCCGCCATGGCACGCCGCGCGCGCCCTCGGATCTGACGGATCATGTCTTGGCCGTGCTTGGACGGCCCATCGCCCGACTGACCCTCTCGGGGCCCGATGGCGCGCACACAGCCGATGTGCAAACGTCCATCGCCAGCAACGATCCGATTTTTTTGCGCGAGCTCGCGTTGAAGGACGGAGGCATCGCCATTTTGCCCGGCCTCTTTGCGCGGGCCGATCGCGGTCTGGCGCGCGTGCTCCCGGGCTACTGCCTTCGCCCGGTGGGGCTCTACCTCGTTCACCCGGCCGCGCGCGTCGTGCCGGCCAAAGTGCGTGTGTTTCGCGACTTTTTGGCAAAGCACGCCCCCGACTCGGCCGCCTACCGCGCGCTGCTCCGCAGGTGGATGCGCTGAAAATCGGACGGCGGCCCTTGCCGTCGGTTTGCCCGTGATTATTGGCTGTTCGTCGATGTAAACAGGGGCAAGCGCCATGACCGAAACGAATCGTCCGACCGAACAAACCGAGGGCAAGAAGAGCCTGCCGTTCCAAGCGGAGGTGGCTCAGGTTCTCAAGCTCGTCATCCACTCTCTTTACAGCCACAAAGAGATCTTCCTGCGTGAGCTCGTCTCCAACGCGTCCGACGCGCTCGACAAGCTCCGCTTCCGCAACCTGACCGAGCCCGAATTGATGGGCAACGATCCGCGGCTGGAGGTGAGCATCTTTCCGGACAAGGAAAAAGGGGTCCTCATCATCCGCGACACCGGCATCGGCATGACCGAGGCGGAGCTCATCGAGAACCTGGGGACGGTCGCGCACTCGGGCTCGCGCGCGTTCCTCGAACAGATTGCCAAGTCGGGCAAGGGCGGAAAAGACGTCAATCTCATCGGACAGTTCGGCGTCGGCTTCTACAGCGCGTACCTGGTGGCCGATAAGGTGGAGGTCATCACGCGCGCGGCGGGCCCGGGCCAGCGCGCCCTGCTGTGGTCCTCGGACGCGCAGAGCACCTTCACCATCGAGCCCACCACCCGAGCGGAGCGCGGCACGGAGATCGTGCTGCACCTGCGCGAGGAGCACAAAGACTTCCTCGAGGATTGGCGCATTCGCGATCTGGTCTCGCGATATTCGGATTACGTGGCCTATCCCATCAAGCTGGAGCAAAAAGAGGGCGAGGCGCAGCAAATCAACCGCGCGAACGCGCTCTGGCAGCGCAACAAATCCGACATCACCGACGCGCAGTACGACGAGCTTTACAAGCACCTGACGCACGACTTCGAGCCCCCGCTGGCGCGCACCCACTTCAAGGTCGAGGGCACGCAGGAGTTCGCGGGCCTGCTGTACATCCCGCGCCGCCCGCCGTTCGACCTCTACGACGGCCGCCGCCCGCGCGGCGTGCGCCTCTTCGTGAAGCGCGTGTTCATCATGGACGACGTGGAGGAGGTGCTCCCGCCGTGGCTCCGCTTCATGCGCGGCGTCATCGACTCGGACGATCTGCCGCTCAACGTCTCGCGCGAGCTTCTGCAAGATTCGTCGATTCTCCATGCGATCAAGAAGCAGGTGACCAAGAAGACGCTGGATCTCTTGGAGGAGCTCGCGAAGGAGAAGCCGGACGACTACCAAGTCGCGTGGAAGAACTTCGGCCAAGTGCTCAAAGAGGGCCTGGCGCTCGACAGCGAATACAAAGAGCGCATCGCGCCGCTCCTCCGCTACTCGAGCTCCCACGGCGAGAGCCTGGTCTCGTTGAGCGACTACGTGGGCCGGATGAAGGAGGGGCAGGAGGGCATTTACTACCTCTTCGGCGAATCGGCGGCATCGCTCCAGAGCTCACCCTACCTGGAGTCCTTGGCGGCGCGCGGCTACGAGGTGCTCCTCATGAGCGATCCGGTCGACGAGTGGGCGGCCGAGGGGCTGCGCGAGTTCCAAGGAAAGCCGCTGCTCTCGGCCATGCGAACGGACCTGAAGCTGCCGCTCGACGATGAGCAGAAAAAGACCAAGGAAGAGGCGGCCACCCGGCTTCAGCCGCTCACCTTGCGCATGTTGAAGGTGCTCTCCGATCGCGTGCGCGAGGTGAAGGTCTCCGATCGCCTCACGAGCTCCCCCTCGTGCCTGGTCCTCCCCGACGGCGGAACCCCCGCCTTCATGGAGCGTCTGCTCAAAGAGCGCGGCCGCGACATCCACCACGCCAAGCGCATCTTCGAGATCAACCCGGAGCACGCCATCACCAAGTCGCTCGCCTCCCTCCTCGCCGAAGACGCCGAGTCCCCCAAGATCGACGAGTGGATCGAGATCCTCTACGACCAGGCGCTCCTCACCGAAGGCGCCACCATCGACGATCCCAACCGCCTCGCGCGCCGCATCGCAACCTTGCTCACCGAGGTCGCAACAGGTGGTGGGGTGGGCAAGCGCTGAGCCCTTGGGTCACTTCTTTTTGAGCGTCCGGATCTCCTCGAGATCGAGGAGGTCTTTGGGACGGCCCGCCGCACGTTTTGCCCGCTCGAGCCCATCGAGACCAAGGAGGTGAACGTGGCAGCCAAAGAGCGTCATCGGTGAGGATAAGGCGACAACATCGTCGAAGCTTCCGACCCCGGCGACTTCTCCTAGGAGGTCGACGTCCCCAACATCGGTTCGAAGAGTGAAGTTCAGTCCGCTGCGCAACGTCTGAGAGTCCCAAAGGAAGGGAAGCTCGGGCGGTGCGCCGCGGAGTCGTGGGTGGAAGGGTGCCAAGCTGCGCGCAAGCGCGTCGAGGTTGTCACGCGTACGCGCGTAGCAGAGGTCGAGGTCCTGGGTCACACGCGCCGAGCCCTGAAGGACGAGCGCCACGCCGCCGATCACGACGTAACGGACGCCCTCGGCCGCGAAAACACGAACGAGCCGCTCGAGATCCGTCACCGAGAACCTCTGGCGGCTTCGATGGAGCGAAGAGCCGCCAGCATCTTGAGGAGCCGTTCTTCGGGTGTGAGCTTGAGATTCTCGTCGAGCTGCGTCTCGTCGATGCTGCTCGGTAGGAGGTTCAAGATACGAACATCCCAAGGCTCTTCGCCAGGGTCGAGGAGGCTGTAGTCGCGCGCCATCTCGTGAATCTTACGAACAATACCCGTCCGTGCCAAACTGGTGCGCAAGACCATGAAACTCGAAGGCTCGTGCCAGTGCGGGAAGGTTGGATTCCGTGTCGACTCCGACACGCCGTATCCGTTCATGTATTGCTACTGCACCGTCTGTCGGAAGACGAGCGGTGCGCTCACGTGCAACATCATGGGCAAGCGCGACACCCTGAAAATCCGGGGGGAGCGCTACCTGAAGATGTACCACGCGATCATGCGCGAAAAGGGGAAGCGGCCGCGCAAGAGCGAGGGGGAGCGCTGGTTCTGCGGCGAGTGCGGCACACACCTGTACGTGGCCGACGAAAGGTGGCCCGATGGGGTGTGGCCCAACGCGGCGGCCATCGACACACCGCTGCCGGAGCCCCCCGAGAATGTTCGGATGATGCTCGCCTACCGGGCCAAATGGGTGCCCGTCGTGGGCAAGGGGCCGAAGTTCGATCGGTATCCGAAGCTGTCGATCGCCGCGTGGCACGAGAAGCATGGGCTTCACGAGCAGCCGTCCTCGAAGGAGGCAAAATCCGCGAAATCGGGGAAGGCGGCGAAATCCGGCAAGGCCGCAAAATCGGACAAGGCGGCCGGGAAGAAGCGGTCGGACAAGTCGGAAAAGAAGAAGAGCTCTTCCGGAAAGAAGAAGACCAAGAAGTCGAAAAAGAAGAAGTGAGCGGCAGCTCACAACTTCGGCTTTTCAATCCAAAGCTCGACGTTGCAATCCTTCGCCGTCCCCTGCCCGACCCCACGCCGTGGGAGGTGTAATCCCAAAATCCGAGCTTTCGCCCCCGTGAGGGCCACAGGATCGTGAGCCGCAGCTCACAACTTCGGCTTTTTGATCCAAAGCTTGACGTTGCGGTCCTTCGCCGTCCCCTGCCCGACCCCACGCCGTGGGAGGTGTAATCCCAAATCCGAGCTTTCGCCCCGTGAGGGCCACGGGATCGTGAGCGGCAGCTCACAACTTCGGCTTTTTGATCCAAAGCTTGACGTTGCGGTCCTTCGCCGTCCCTTGCCCCGACCCCACGCCGTGGGAGGTGTAATCCAAAATTCCGAGTTTTCGGCCCGTGAGGGCCACGGGATCATCCTCGGTGGAGAAGTCCGCGGCCACGCTGGTAATGCTCAAATAGTCGTTTCCTTCGTCGGCGATTTCCACCGTTCGGAATTCGTGCGGATAGTCGGCAATTGCGGAGGTGGTGATCTCCCAGTAGGCGCTGGTCCCCGGCACGATCGAGCTGACAGGCCGCACGCGATGAACGTGCGAGTGCGCCGCAAAGTGCGCGATCACGTGCGGGTTCGACGTAAGGAGGTTCTCCCACTCCTGCGTGCTGACGGTGTCGGGTTGTTTGGTGCCCCCGAAACCACCCCCGTCGGAGAAGCTGGCGGCCGCGTGGTGCGACGCGAGAATGACGAATTTCTTCTCTGCTTTGGCGTCGGCCAGCGCAGGCTTCACGAAGCCTTCGAGATCGGATTTGCGCAGAACGCCCTCGGAGCCGCCCGTCTCGGCGGCCGTATCCAGCACGATCAGGCGGACGCCCGAGTCGCCGAAGTCCGAGGTGTAGAAGGCCTTCTTCTTCTCCTTGGCGTAGGCGCCCAACCCGTGCGCCGGCAAGAGCCCCGCCTTGCCGCGGTCGATCACCACGCGGTCGATCACGCTCGTGCGGGAGAGCGCGGCGCGGTTCCCGTCGGGGACGATGGAGTCGGTGGTGATGGGGCTCCCCGGTTGGCGGTAATCACGCGTGCCACCCGAAGCGAGCGTTCCCTTCGACTGCTCGATGCTGGTGGCGTCGACGACGAAGTTTCCTTGAATCAAAATATCGTGGTTGCCGGTCACCCAGTACCACGGCACATCGAGCCCCTCGGGCGCAAAGGGATCTTTGCCGTCGTTGTTGGGCCCCGGCACCGGATCGTCGCGATCGCCCGAGTCGCACGCGAGACGGCTTCCGCCATCCATTAGCGCGAGCACCCATTCGAGCTCGTTCTTTTGGGCGCTGTCGCTGTTGTCGCCGCCGAGCAGCACGAAATCGAGCGGTAGGTCCTTGTGAATGCGATTCACCGTCCGGACCACCGCGTTGGTCATGCGGCAGCCATGCCCCTCCTGGGGACGAAACGCCGCCTCGGCCGGCGGCGGCCCATCGAGGGCCGCGAGGCGCGTGGGCGATTCATCGTCCGCGATCTGAAAGTCGGCCAGGTGCGCGAAACGCACGAGGCGCGTTCGCTTCGCCCCCATGGGGATCAGCGGCGGTGGCATGTCGTCGAGGGTCCGATCCAGAACCGGCTCGCCCGGCCCGGTGGTGAACTCCCCGTAGCCTGACGCCAGCCGCTGCTCGCGCGCGCTCGGATCCTTGGAGGAGGGTGTCTCCATGGAGGGTGCCACGGTGTGCGTCGGCACGATGGTCTCGCCATCGGTGAGTTTCACCGGCCCTGCCAGAGGGTTCAACTTCGCAACCTCCCCACCGCTGCCATCCATTCCCCCATCTGGACCTTTGCTCGGGGACCCGCTGTCGCTCGTGGAACAGGCGGGGACCGCCAATGCAAAGAGCAGAACAGGCCAAGCGAACTTCATCTCGAACAATGGTAACTGAAGTACGATGCGGGTCGAGCTGCGATCACCGCCCGATCGCTCGTTTCCAGCGCATTTCACGGGACTCGCGCCCGCGCCGCGCGCCATCCACCCGCCACACGAGCACACAAGTTGTCACCGCTCCGCCCGAAGAGTGGCACCAGCGTGGCAGCTCGACCGACAAATTCCGCGTTTCGACATGCCGTCATTGATGTAAGGTCGGTTCCACATCGCGTTTCCGACCCCTGAAACACGCAGCCGCACGCCTTCTTCGTGAGGGTCAGGCCCGGTCGGATGGCCACGCAATGTCAAGGAGAGCTTCCAATGAAGAACCGCTTCATGCCCGGAGTCGCCATCGCCGCCGCGTTGCTGCTGCCCGTCCTCACCTATGGCTGCAGCGACAGCGACTCGGGCAACCCGCTCTGTTGCAACGAGTTCAAAGTAGGCGCCACGGTCGACGTGAATATCGGCCCCGTCCAGGCCCAAGTCGCCGCACAAGCGGTCGCCGACGTCTCCGGAATTGCCTCCGCCGCCATCGACGACTTGACCACCGCGTGCCGCGGCATCGCGCAGGATCTCGACGCGCCGAAGACGGAGCAGGACAAGATCGCGGCCGAGAAGGACAGGACCAAACAAATGAGGGCGTGGTGCTCCCTCGCCGCGAGGCAAATCGGCAGCTTCAAAGGCTCGGCAACGTTGAAGATCGACGCCAAACCGCCGCAGTGCGAGGCTTCGATCAGCGCCAAGGCCGACTGCCAGGCCAAGTGCTCCGTGGATGGAAAGTGCGACATCAAGGCCAATCCGCCCACGTGCACCGGCGGCAAATTGGAGATCTCCTGCAAGGGCTCGTGCTCGGCCAGCGGAAGCGCGCGGGTTTCGTGTGAGGGCAAGTGCGAAGGAACCTGCCAAGGCTCGTGCACCGCAAAGGTGACCCCCATTCAGTGCCAAGGAAAGTGCGAAGGGAAGTGCAGCGCGCAAGCCGATGGAAGCGGCAATGGCGCGCAAGCCGATGGTTCGTGCAGCGGGTATTGCAGTGGTACCTGCAGCGGCGGCACGGCCGACGTGAAGTGCGAAGGTACGTGCAACGGCTCGTGCTCGGCCAGCTGCAAGGCCGAAGCCAATGTGGCGGTCAAGTGCGATGGCAAGTGCGACACGGACTACGAGCCGATTTCGTGCACGGGCGGTAAGCTCGAGGGCGGCTGCAAGGTCGACGCCAAGTGCGATGCGAACTGCGATGCGAGCGTGCAGGCGAAGGCTTCGTGCACCCCACCGTCCGTCAACATCACGTTCAACGCCGACGCCGATGGGAAGATCGCCAGGTTGGGGGCAACGCTGAAGGCGAACCTCCCGATCATCTTCTCGCTCAGCGCGAAGCTCAAGGACTTGGGCGCGCTCACGGGCACCATCTCGGGGAACATCTCGGCGGTCGCCGACGTGAAGCCGGCGTGCATCCCGACCTTGGTGGCGGCCGCCGGACAAGCGGTCAACAACGTCGGCGAGGCATTCAAGGCGACGGGAGACATCTCGGGCAGCGTCGGGATCAATTAGTCCGTCACACGAACGGTCGATTTTTTTGCTCGACGGCGCGCTCTCTCCGGGGAGCGCGCCGTTCGTACGAACGCCTCATGACGTGGATATCGCTCCAATGAAAAACGTCTTTACTTATTCATGGGTCGCCGTTTTGGCACTGCTGGCCGCGGGCTGCAGCTCTTCGTCGGAGAACACCGGGACGACGACCAACGGCGTCAACGATTTGAACAAGGCCTGCGCGATTCGCACGGCGTGGACCAACGCGCTCTCCCCCACTTGCAACGAGTGCATCGCCTTCGCCAAGGTCCCGCGCTGCGAATGCCAAGACGAAGAATACGCCGGGCGGTGCAGCGCTCAACAGAGCGCCAAAAATCGCGAGCCGACGTGCGATGGAGTCGACGGCTGCGTAAACCAGTGCAAAAACGGTGACTGCGCCTGCGTCGACACATGCTACGCCGGCAAAGATGCGTGCCGCCCGCTCGGCGCCGCGACGGACGGCTGCCTGGCCGAAATCTGCGACACGTACTGCCGGTAACACGGCGCACGTCCCCATTCGCAAAACGCCCGAGCGGCGCGCCCGCCCATCGTCTCCGAGGTGCGGGCGCGCCGGGAAGGGCCTAAAACGTCGCTCAGACCTGCGTGCGCTTCCAGCCCCCACGGCGGAAGAGGATCGCCGAGATCACGGCGAACACCGAGAAGCAAAGCGCCAGGGTGATGAACACCCCGCTCGGCCCCAAGCCCGTGTGGTGCGACAGGATCCACGCCAGCGGGAGCTGCAGGATCCAGAAGACGAAGAGGTTGATGAGCGTCGGTGTTCGGGTGTCCCCCGCCCCGTTGAACGATTGGCTCAAGACCATTCCGAAGGCGTAGAACAAGAACCCCGAGGTGATGATGCGCAGGTAGGTCACGCCGTAAGGGAGGACCTCCGGATCTTGGGTGAAAAGCCCCACCAAGAAGTTCGCGCCAATCAGAAAGAACAGCCCCGCCACCCCCAGGAAGCCGGCGTTGATGAAGCACGCCCGCCACACGGATTGCTCGGCGCGCTCGGGGTGCCCGGCGCCCAGGTTTTGCCCCACCAAGGTCGCCGCGGCGTTGCTGAGGCCAAACGACGGGAGCATGGCGAACATGAGGATGCGGAAGCCGATGGTGTAACCGGCCAGCGGTGCGCTCCCGAAGGTGGACAGAATGCGCATCACGCCCACATAGCTCGTCATCGTAATCAGCATTTGAAGGGTCACGGAGCCCGACAATCGAAGGACCGAGGCCATGACGCTGAAATCGATCCCGAGGTGCTTGCGCCCAATGGCAATTTTACTGCCGCCGTTCGTGAGCAGGTAAATTTGATACAGCACCGCGCAGCCGCGGCCGATGTTGGTGGCGACGGCGGCCCCCGTGACCCCCAGCGCCGGAATCGGCCCCACACCGAAGATGAAGCACGGCCCCAGAACGATGTTCAGGATGTTGCCCAACCAGAGCACCCGCATCGCCTGGGCCGCGTCCCCGGCGCCGCGGAAGATGGCGTTGATGAGGAACAGCAGGAACACGGTGGTGTTTCCGCCGAGCATCACCCGGGTGAAGTTGCTGCCGGTGGCGATCACCGCGTCGTCCGCGCCCATGATGCGCAGAAGATCGGGCGCGAAGATGGCGCCGAAGAGGCCGATGGTGAGCGCGATCGCCAGGGCGAGCACGATGCCCTGCGCGGCCGTGCGCGACGCCCCCTCCGGGTCTTTTTCGCCCGTGCGCCGGGCGACGAGCGCCATGACGCCGATGGAGACACCCATGGCCCCCGAGTAGATGATCATCATCATCGACTCGGTGAGGCCCACGGAGGCGATGGCATTGGCGCCGAGGTGGCCCACCCAGAACACGTCCACCAAGGCGAAGATGGACTCCATGATCATCTCCATGATCATGGGGATGGCGAGCATCACGATGGCCGTGTTGATGGGCGCGGTGGTGAAATCCATCGGCACACCACGGATGGCGTCGCGAAAGAGCTTCCACGATCGAGGAAGCCAATGTTGCGGCATGACGGAGGAACTTTCTTCCGTTGCAAAAGGGGTCGTGTTCGAGTCCATGATTCACCAACCCCCAACGAAGATGGTTGACGCCGTTTCGATACGTCGCGGCATCGTGGCTATGAAGCGTGCGGCACGCATTGGGTTTCCTCTTTGTTCGTTCGCGGCAGACGGGGTCACATCCCTACGTCGAACGCGCCAGCATCCGATCGACAAGGCACGGCCACTTTTCGAGCGTTGCGCGACGATAGGGCCACCCCTCGGTACGGCTAGCGACCCGTACCGTGGAAACGCGGCGGCGAGCTGGAGGCTCAGTTCGTAACCTAGCGAAATGATGAACCAAA contains these protein-coding regions:
- a CDS encoding LysR family transcriptional regulator, producing MQQFTPQIEELEAFVRVAELGSLTAAAKRLRVPKSTLSRRLSRLEEGLGTQLLTRTTRKLHLTEVGTAYLEQVAPALARIDEASREAQGDRDIPRGHLRITAPVDLATTWLPPLVAVFRARHPALRIEVLVEARFMDLVGEGVDLAVRPAFELADSGLVARRISSTELALWASPRYLRRHGTPRAPSDLTDHVLAVLGRPIARLTLSGPDGAHTADVQTSIASNDPIFLRELALKDGGIAILPGLFARADRGLARVLPGYCLRPVGLYLVHPAARVVPAKVRVFRDFLAKHAPDSAAYRALLRRWMR
- a CDS encoding GFA family protein, which encodes MKLEGSCQCGKVGFRVDSDTPYPFMYCYCTVCRKTSGALTCNIMGKRDTLKIRGERYLKMYHAIMREKGKRPRKSEGERWFCGECGTHLYVADERWPDGVWPNAAAIDTPLPEPPENVRMMLAYRAKWVPVVGKGPKFDRYPKLSIAAWHEKHGLHEQPSSKEAKSAKSGKAAKSGKAAKSDKAAGKKRSDKSEKKKSSSGKKKTKKSKKKK
- a CDS encoding dioxygenase — translated: MQDPGNGNTDAVASSGSSARRMPVGFVGHGSPMIALDVARGAELTAWSKALPRRPRAVLVISAHWEDAPLTLSSISPGTSLVYDFSGFPDALYAARHDAPAAPELAQRVMELAAPWRPRTSARGLDHGAWTVLTHFDPQASWPTLQVSMPYTARAEELVALGRALEPLRDEDVWILGSGNITHNLRRLDRSGTGELATWAADFDAWVEHALSSGAVDALCAPERAPGWAIAHPTPEHYRPLLVALGAAGGDVATVRFPVVGFDLGSLSRRSVEFG
- a CDS encoding metallophosphoesterase, which codes for MKLTDGETIVPTHTVAPSMETPSSKDPSAREQRLASGYGEFTTGPGEPVLDRTLDDMPPPLIPMGAKRTRLVRFAHLADFQIADDESPTRLAALDGPPPAEAAFRPQEGHGCRMTNAVVRTVNRIHKDLPLDFVLLGGDNSDSAQKNELEWVLALMDGGSRLACDSGDRDDPVPGPNNDGKDPFAPEGLDVPWYWVTGNHDILIQGNFVVDATSIEQSKGTLASGGTRDYRQPGSPITTDSIVPDGNRAALSRTSVIDRVVIDRGKAGLLPAHGLGAYAKEKKKAFYTSDFGDSGVRLIVLDTAAETGGSEGVLRKSDLEGFVKPALADAKAEKKFVILASHHAAASFSDGGGFGGTKQPDTVSTQEWENLLTSNPHVIAHFAAHSHVHRVRPVSSIVPGTSAYWEITTSAIADYPHEFRTVEIADEGNDYLSITSVAADFSTEDDPVALTGRKLGILDYTSHGVGSGQGTAKDRNVKLWIKKPKL
- the htpG gene encoding molecular chaperone HtpG, producing the protein MTETNRPTEQTEGKKSLPFQAEVAQVLKLVIHSLYSHKEIFLRELVSNASDALDKLRFRNLTEPELMGNDPRLEVSIFPDKEKGVLIIRDTGIGMTEAELIENLGTVAHSGSRAFLEQIAKSGKGGKDVNLIGQFGVGFYSAYLVADKVEVITRAAGPGQRALLWSSDAQSTFTIEPTTRAERGTEIVLHLREEHKDFLEDWRIRDLVSRYSDYVAYPIKLEQKEGEAQQINRANALWQRNKSDITDAQYDELYKHLTHDFEPPLARTHFKVEGTQEFAGLLYIPRRPPFDLYDGRRPRGVRLFVKRVFIMDDVEEVLPPWLRFMRGVIDSDDLPLNVSRELLQDSSILHAIKKQVTKKTLDLLEELAKEKPDDYQVAWKNFGQVLKEGLALDSEYKERIAPLLRYSSSHGESLVSLSDYVGRMKEGQEGIYYLFGESAASLQSSPYLESLAARGYEVLLMSDPVDEWAAEGLREFQGKPLLSAMRTDLKLPLDDEQKKTKEEAATRLQPLTLRMLKVLSDRVREVKVSDRLTSSPSCLVLPDGGTPAFMERLLKERGRDIHHAKRIFEINPEHAITKSLASLLAEDAESPKIDEWIEILYDQALLTEGATIDDPNRLARRIATLLTEVATGGGVGKR
- a CDS encoding MATE family efflux transporter, giving the protein MPQHWLPRSWKLFRDAIRGVPMDFTTAPINTAIVMLAIPMIMEMIMESIFALVDVFWVGHLGANAIASVGLTESMMMIIYSGAMGVSIGVMALVARRTGEKDPEGASRTAAQGIVLALAIALTIGLFGAIFAPDLLRIMGADDAVIATGSNFTRVMLGGNTTVFLLFLINAIFRGAGDAAQAMRVLWLGNILNIVLGPCFIFGVGPIPALGVTGAAVATNIGRGCAVLYQIYLLTNGGSKIAIGRKHLGIDFSVMASVLRLSGSVTLQMLITMTSYVGVMRILSTFGSAPLAGYTIGFRILMFAMLPSFGLSNAAATLVGQNLGAGHPERAEQSVWRACFINAGFLGVAGLFFLIGANFLVGLFTQDPEVLPYGVTYLRIITSGFLFYAFGMVLSQSFNGAGDTRTPTLINLFVFWILQLPLAWILSHHTGLGPSGVFITLALCFSVFAVISAILFRRGGWKRTQV